The DNA sequence CGATCTAGCGCTAAAGCTTCCTAAAAGCTTTGAAGATACGAGCCTGGCCTCCGCGCCAAAAGACGGACACGTGAGCGTCGCCGTGGAGATAAAAAGCGCGTATCGCCAAGGAGGCGGGATGCTACATGCCGCATGCTGGTGCGAGGCGTGGGAGCAAAACGTCAAAATAGTAATTTTTAACGCCAAGCCTTGGCATCACGGCGCCTTTAAAGTCGGCAAAAGCGTGTTTGTAAGCGGCAAATGCGCCTACGCCTACGGCTCGTGGCAGCTAACCAATCCCAAAATCGTCACGAAAATAAACGAAATCATACCCAAATACAAACTCTCTCTCAGAGACGATTCGTTTAAAAATTTGATCCAAAAATACGTAAATTTGCCCAATTTGCTTGAGGCTGGACTCGCGCCTAAGGAGGCTCGGTTTTTGCTTGATTTGCATCGAGGTGATGAAAAAAGCATCGCGATATTAGATGCTCTCGTGCGGGAAAAGGCGGGCGAAGAGGTGCTAAAATTCGTCGAAATTTACAACTACCTAAAAAAGCTAAACGCCAAAAAGACTCATTTTAAGGCGCCTAAAATCAAGCTTTTTGATATCTCGGAGTGGCTTAAAAATTTGCCGTTTGCATCGACTTCCGACCAGCTAAACGCTATCGCCGATCTGCGCGCGGATTTTAGCGGCGAGGAGGCGGTGCGGCGCGTCGTGATGGGCGATGTGGGCAGCGGCAAGACGCTTGTTATGCTAGCTGCCGCGCTTAGCGTCTATCCCGGCCCTGCGCTCATCATGGCGCCGACATCGATACTAGCCGAGCAAATTTACGCAGAGGCGGCGCGTTTGCTACCTGATTTTATGCGAGTTTTGCTTGTTAAAAGCGGCGACAAGCCCGAATTTGACGGCGTAAATCTCATCATCGGCACGCATGTTTTGCTTTATCAAAGCTTGCCCGCAGCGCCTTTAGTTATGATAGACGAGCAGCACCGTTTCGGCTCAAATCAGCGCGAGAAAATCAATGCTCTAGCTAGCGGAGGACTTGTGCAAGACCCGCAACTTGACGCAGCGGAGAGTGAATTTGACGGTAAATTTGACGGCTGCGAGCAGGCAAATTTGACCGCAACCGCGCCCGAAAAAAGAAATAAGCAAACAAAAGCGGCGAACGAGACCAGAGCTCACGTGGTGCAGTTTTCAGCGACGCCGATCCCGCGCACGCTAAGCATGATACAAAGCAGTTTTGCGGAGTTTAGTTTTCTGCGGCAGATGCCTTTTGAAAAGCACATCCACACGCAAATTTTACAAAGCGCGGACTTTGGCGAGCTACTGGCGCATATCAAAGCGCAAATCGCCAAAGGCAAGCAAGTCGCCGTAATATACCCGCTCGTGGAGGGTAGCGAAAGCTCGAACTATCAGGGGCTGGAGGAAGCGCAGGGATTTTGGCGGGCAAATTTTGCAAACGTCTACGTGACGCACGGCAAGGACAAGGAAAAAGAGCAAGTGCTGCGCGAATTTCGCGAGCGCGGAGACGTGCTACTATCGACGACGGTGGTCGAGGTCGGCATCTCGCTGCCCAGGCTTAGCACGATCGTGATCGTGGGCGCGGAAAGGCTTGGCTTAGCGAGCCTGCATCAGCTGCGCGGACGAGTAGGGCGAAACGGCGGGAGCGGATTTTGCTTTTTGTTTACAAAGCTCAAAAATCCACCGACGCGCCTGAGGGAGTTTTGCGAGACGCTGGACGGCTTTAAGATCGCTGAGATAGACCTCAAAAATCGCCAAAGCGGCGACATCTTAAACGGCGCGTTTCAGCACGGCGCGACGTTTGAATACTACGACTACGAAGAGGAGATCACGCAAGCGGCAAAGAATAGGCTTGGGATTTAGCTGAATTTGCCGTTGAGTCGGCAAAATTTTGCTGCTTGCTTGAGTATTTCTCTGTTTATTTTTAAATTTGAAATAAAATCGGTAAAAACTGCGTTTAGATTTTCATGATTTTTAAAACTTGCTTGAAATGAAATTTACAGATAGTTTTTGAAGCCTTTTAATTCAATTAAAGCTCCCATGATTGCATGGTTTATTATTACTTTTTGCAGATTATAAAAACAGAATTGGCGTGAATTTAAATGCTTGCTGTTGTGGCTTTTTATAAAAGCTAGAGATTACTAATTTAGGCTCATATTTAAATATGGTTTTTATATAGGGCAACTTAAAAAGCGAAGTCGTAAATTTAAAAGCGGATTGGTGACCCTTACGAGAATCGAACTCGTGTTACCAACGTGAGAGGCTGGTGTCCTAACCGCTAGACGAAAGGGCCAACAATGATAAAATAAATCGTGGTGCCCCGTGTATAATCCTTGAAAAACTCGATTAAATCACGATATACGGATATTTCCGTTAAACCAACGGAGCGTATTATAACAAAAAATCGTAAAAATCATCTTAAAAATATAAAGGTTTGTTCAAAATTTAATTGAAAATTTTTCCTAAGGCTAAGGCGTAATGCAATATGTCATTTACTAGCGCCCTTGCCCCGCCTTTGCTTTTTTATTTTTCGGCAGAGGACGGCGGGCAATGGTGCTAGAATACCGCCGGCTACGCCCGCGAGAATGACCTTCGATTTTCTGCCCAAAACGACTTGCGTCGCCTTGG is a window from the Campylobacter massiliensis genome containing:
- a CDS encoding DEAD/DEAH box helicase produces the protein MKFDEKDRNNLKKIGVTTLLDLALKLPKSFEDTSLASAPKDGHVSVAVEIKSAYRQGGGMLHAACWCEAWEQNVKIVIFNAKPWHHGAFKVGKSVFVSGKCAYAYGSWQLTNPKIVTKINEIIPKYKLSLRDDSFKNLIQKYVNLPNLLEAGLAPKEARFLLDLHRGDEKSIAILDALVREKAGEEVLKFVEIYNYLKKLNAKKTHFKAPKIKLFDISEWLKNLPFASTSDQLNAIADLRADFSGEEAVRRVVMGDVGSGKTLVMLAAALSVYPGPALIMAPTSILAEQIYAEAARLLPDFMRVLLVKSGDKPEFDGVNLIIGTHVLLYQSLPAAPLVMIDEQHRFGSNQREKINALASGGLVQDPQLDAAESEFDGKFDGCEQANLTATAPEKRNKQTKAANETRAHVVQFSATPIPRTLSMIQSSFAEFSFLRQMPFEKHIHTQILQSADFGELLAHIKAQIAKGKQVAVIYPLVEGSESSNYQGLEEAQGFWRANFANVYVTHGKDKEKEQVLREFRERGDVLLSTTVVEVGISLPRLSTIVIVGAERLGLASLHQLRGRVGRNGGSGFCFLFTKLKNPPTRLREFCETLDGFKIAEIDLKNRQSGDILNGAFQHGATFEYYDYEEEITQAAKNRLGI